A single window of Coffea eugenioides isolate CCC68of chromosome 7, Ceug_1.0, whole genome shotgun sequence DNA harbors:
- the LOC113778276 gene encoding uncharacterized protein At5g65660, translating into MESPDYSPPHVDASRPSLGFPLGTALLLIVIFSLSGIFSCCYHWDKLRSFRRSLPGATDLEEDGVQDASKPKLAHMNMKQNQNQSLPVLMPGDQIPKFIAMPCPCEPPRLEKIVVEVPKKPPKPPRMAIPLY; encoded by the exons ATGGAAAGTCCAGATTATTCACCTCCTCATGTGGACGCTTCACGGCCGTCTCTGGGATTCCCTCTTGGCACAGCCCTCCTCCTGATCGTCATTTTCAGCTTGAGCGGTATCTTTTCCTGCTGCTACCACTGGGACAAGCTCCGGTCCTTCCGCCGATCTCTCCCCGGCGCCACGGATCTCGAGGAAGATGGTGTTCAAGACGCCTCGAAACCTAAACTTGCCCACATG AACATGAAGCAGAATCAAAACCAGAGCTTGCCAGTACTAATGCCCGGTGATCAAATTCCGAAGTTCATTGCAATGCCATGTCCATGCGAGCCTCCGAGACTGGAGAAAATAGTTGTGGAGGTGCCCAAGAAGCCGCCTAAGCCACCGCGAATGGCGATCCCTTTGTACTAG